The Thermoproteota archaeon genome includes a window with the following:
- a CDS encoding dUTPase gives MTQEVSEKDRLVSIFELQKGLSEMMDLSRYPDDKEGRVSALCTAIMHEAVELQMTTNWKWWKKPTPFNEADAREELIDIWHFVVQASLELNLTPDDILEEYKRKNEINRERQRNGY, from the coding sequence TTGACTCAGGAAGTTTCTGAAAAGGACAGATTGGTTTCAATCTTTGAGTTGCAAAAAGGACTATCTGAGATGATGGATTTGTCACGATACCCCGATGACAAAGAAGGTAGAGTTTCTGCACTTTGTACAGCTATAATGCATGAAGCAGTGGAACTACAGATGACTACAAACTGGAAGTGGTGGAAAAAACCAACTCCATTTAATGAAGCAGATGCAAGAGAGGAGCTAATCGATATTTGGCATTTTGTTGTGCAGGCTTCTCTAGAGCTCAATCTAACGCCAGATGATATCTTAGAAGAATACAAGCGCAAAAACGAGATTAATAGAGAAAGACAGAGAAATGGATACTAA
- a CDS encoding NAD(P)H-dependent oxidoreductase, translating to MKIVVISGSPRKNAVTQVMMKFVFDYVKTKNHDVKFINLSEGKIDYYRGPDVEYNETTKQAAKDITEADVWIIGSPIYNSFFSAALKNLFEFINYRSTAGKVAGLAILASGNIGFTDVQTMLTQLMSYFRVITNPKAVYMTADMFGENKVIDSVNETRLKELVDETLVLANKVIVRKD from the coding sequence ATGAAAATTGTTGTAATTTCTGGTAGTCCTAGAAAAAATGCAGTTACACAAGTGATGATGAAATTTGTTTTTGATTATGTAAAAACAAAAAATCACGATGTTAAATTCATCAATCTATCAGAAGGAAAAATCGATTACTACAGAGGTCCCGATGTAGAATATAATGAAACAACAAAACAAGCTGCAAAAGACATTACTGAAGCAGATGTTTGGATAATTGGTTCACCAATTTATAATTCGTTTTTCAGTGCAGCGTTGAAAAATCTATTTGAATTTATCAATTATAGATCAACTGCAGGAAAAGTAGCCGGTTTAGCAATTTTAGCATCGGGAAATATTGGTTTTACAGATGTTCAGACAATGTTAACTCAGTTAATGTCTTATTTTCGAGTGATAACTAATCCAAAAGCAGTGTATATGACTGCAGATATGTTTGGTGAAAACAAGGTTATTGACTCAGTAAATGAAACAAGATTAAAAGAGTTAGTTGATGAAACGCTTGTTTTGGCAAATAAAGTCATTGTAAGAAAGGATTAG
- a CDS encoding DegT/DnrJ/EryC1/StrS family aminotransferase, which produces MPVPINIPIIGKEEIKAVNQVLKSGVLTSAAKNGGKNVQEFEKLACKYVKSRYAVSVNSGTASLQAALLALDVQKGDEVLLPSFTFVATANAVVSTGAKPVFVDILQDNYTMDPEDLAKKITKKSKVIIPVHLYGNVAYIDRIKEIARKNNLRIIEDAAQSLGSTLKGKHTGTFGDIGSYSLYPAKVMTAGEGGFLVTDDKQLHEKLLMIRNHGMVHGYDTKILGLNLRLPEISAAIAKEQIKKLPKFLAKRRKNSQQLSKLLAKTDLTLPHERKNERVNWYLYTIAAKNRDKLLKALNSKGIGAVAYYPIPVHKTPYYHSKTTLKTTEWAALHVLSLPVQPQVTPQNLSQTASVIKSLL; this is translated from the coding sequence GTGCCTGTGCCAATAAACATCCCAATTATCGGTAAAGAGGAGATAAAGGCTGTAAATCAAGTCCTAAAGAGTGGAGTTTTAACATCTGCTGCAAAAAATGGGGGAAAAAACGTTCAGGAATTTGAAAAACTTGCTTGCAAGTATGTAAAATCAAGATATGCTGTATCAGTAAACTCTGGTACAGCGTCCCTACAAGCAGCGTTACTAGCCCTTGATGTACAGAAAGGAGACGAGGTACTATTACCATCATTTACATTTGTTGCAACTGCAAATGCTGTTGTATCGACCGGTGCAAAACCTGTCTTTGTTGATATTCTACAGGATAACTATACAATGGATCCAGAAGATCTTGCAAAAAAGATTACAAAAAAATCCAAAGTGATAATACCAGTCCATCTTTATGGAAACGTTGCATACATTGATAGAATAAAAGAGATCGCCAGAAAAAATAATCTAAGAATAATTGAGGATGCGGCACAATCTCTGGGTTCCACACTAAAGGGAAAACACACTGGAACATTTGGAGACATTGGCAGTTACAGTCTGTATCCTGCAAAGGTTATGACAGCAGGGGAGGGAGGATTTCTTGTAACTGATGACAAGCAGCTACATGAAAAATTACTAATGATTAGAAATCACGGAATGGTTCATGGTTATGATACAAAAATTTTGGGATTGAATCTACGATTACCAGAAATCTCAGCTGCAATTGCAAAGGAGCAGATAAAAAAACTGCCAAAGTTTCTGGCAAAGCGAAGAAAAAACTCACAGCAACTATCAAAGCTATTAGCTAAAACAGACCTTACATTACCACATGAAAGAAAAAATGAAAGAGTAAACTGGTATCTATACACTATAGCAGCTAAAAACCGCGATAAATTACTCAAAGCGCTAAACTCCAAAGGAATTGGCGCAGTTGCATATTATCCGATTCCTGTTCATAAAACACCATACTATCACTCCAAAACAACACTGAAAACAACTGAATGGGCAGCTCTGCACGTATTGTCACTGCCTGTCCAGCCTCAGGTTACTCCTCAAAACTTATCACAGACAGCATCTGTAATCAAATCGCTATTATGA
- the bluB gene encoding 5,6-dimethylbenzimidazole synthase, with protein sequence MNDEFSNEEKDGLYKAIFSRRDVRSRFTSKAIDEQILTRVLNAAHHAPSVGFSQPWNFILIKDDQTKKKIKQSFDEEREKTSQLIDDPKRSKYLSLKLEGIIESPVNICVTYDPSRFGPFVIGRSSIPETGIYSVCCAVQNLWLAARTEGVGLGWVSILSNEVLKEALDLPEHVIPVAYLCLGYVEEFSSKPDLETAGWLPRLDLKDVVFYEKWEGKENSDWNKIERLIKANLDYA encoded by the coding sequence ATGAACGATGAATTTTCTAATGAAGAAAAGGATGGTCTCTACAAGGCGATCTTTTCAAGAAGAGATGTTCGTTCCCGATTTACTTCAAAAGCTATTGATGAACAAATTCTAACAAGAGTTTTGAATGCTGCTCATCATGCGCCATCGGTAGGATTTTCACAGCCTTGGAATTTTATTTTGATTAAAGATGATCAGACTAAAAAGAAGATTAAACAGTCATTTGATGAGGAAAGAGAAAAGACATCTCAGTTAATTGATGATCCAAAGCGCTCAAAATATCTTTCATTAAAGCTTGAGGGAATTATAGAATCTCCTGTAAACATTTGTGTCACCTATGATCCATCTAGATTTGGTCCATTTGTAATTGGTCGTTCCAGTATTCCAGAGACTGGGATATACAGCGTGTGTTGTGCAGTTCAAAATTTGTGGTTAGCCGCTAGAACAGAGGGTGTTGGTTTAGGATGGGTAAGTATTCTTTCTAATGAGGTACTAAAAGAGGCATTAGATCTTCCTGAACATGTAATTCCAGTAGCTTACCTTTGTTTAGGTTATGTAGAAGAGTTCTCTTCTAAACCAGATCTTGAGACTGCAGGATGGTTGCCACGATTGGATCTAAAAGATGTAGTATTTTATGAGAAATGGGAAGGAAAAGAAAATTCTGATTGGAATAAAATTGAAAGATTAATCAAAGCAAATCTTGATTACGCTTAA
- the pcn gene encoding proliferating cell nuclear antigen (pcna): MVFSAKTSGSDDLKAIISAISTLVEEATFVASAEGITFRGMDPSHVALIDISWPNSAFEKYECDSDIKFGVRIDEFSKLIKRADKKDAIEISISDDNMLLVTIGNNKKYKIRLIESSATDTPLPKIPYDATIEISSSIFDKILGDVQVVSDYLTIHAIEGKADFSGKGDSGEVVIELDKTGQDLQNLSVKEESIGTYSLEYLNPVVKAVGTTANTITCEYSSAKPLRIEFKVANIGRIHFYLAPRVES, encoded by the coding sequence TTGGTGTTTTCAGCTAAAACAAGTGGATCTGATGATCTCAAAGCCATAATATCTGCAATATCTACTCTTGTCGAAGAAGCCACCTTTGTTGCATCTGCAGAAGGAATAACATTCAGAGGAATGGATCCATCCCATGTTGCCTTGATAGATATATCGTGGCCAAATTCTGCTTTTGAAAAATACGAATGTGATAGTGATATTAAATTTGGTGTTAGAATTGATGAATTCTCAAAACTAATCAAACGAGCTGACAAAAAAGATGCAATAGAAATCAGTATCTCTGATGATAATATGTTACTTGTAACTATTGGAAATAACAAGAAATACAAAATACGATTAATTGAAAGCTCAGCTACTGATACTCCATTACCAAAAATTCCTTATGATGCTACGATTGAAATATCATCATCAATTTTTGATAAAATTCTTGGAGACGTACAAGTTGTCTCTGATTATCTTACAATACACGCTATTGAAGGAAAAGCAGATTTTTCTGGAAAAGGCGATTCCGGTGAAGTAGTAATTGAGCTTGATAAAACAGGTCAAGACCTGCAAAACCTATCAGTTAAAGAAGAAAGTATCGGCACATACAGTCTTGAGTATCTTAACCCTGTAGTAAAAGCCGTGGGTACTACAGCCAACACTATTACTTGTGAGTACTCTAGTGCAAAACCACTCCGAATAGAGTTTAAAGTTGCCAATATAGGCAGAATTCACTTCTACTTGGCTCCAAGAGTAGAAAGTTAA
- a CDS encoding peptidylprolyl isomerase: protein MTNVIIDTNFGTISFRLLPDIAPETVRNFQKLANSGFYNGTLFHRVIPGFMIQGGDPNTKKSDKSQWGMGGPGYTVKAEFNSRSHRRGIVSMARAMDPDSAGSQFFIVTTDSTFLDGQYTVFGEVTEGMEVADKIVNLQRDNNDCPLQEAKMNSVKIE, encoded by the coding sequence ATGACGAATGTCATAATTGATACAAATTTTGGAACTATTAGTTTTCGTTTATTGCCTGATATCGCACCTGAAACCGTTAGAAATTTTCAAAAACTAGCTAATTCTGGTTTTTACAACGGTACACTATTTCATAGGGTTATTCCTGGCTTTATGATTCAAGGGGGAGACCCTAATACAAAAAAATCAGATAAGAGTCAGTGGGGCATGGGTGGACCAGGTTATACTGTAAAGGCGGAGTTTAATTCAAGATCACATAGGAGAGGCATTGTTTCAATGGCTAGAGCAATGGATCCCGATAGTGCAGGCTCACAATTCTTCATTGTTACTACAGATAGTACCTTCCTAGATGGTCAGTACACTGTATTTGGGGAAGTAACCGAAGGAATGGAAGTAGCCGACAAAATTGTAAATCTACAAAGGGACAATAATGATTGTCCATTACAAGAAGCAAAGATGAATAGTGTAAAAATCGAGTAA
- the cobJ gene encoding precorrin-3B C(17)-methyltransferase → MAGKLFIVGVGPGHHDHMTFRAKQAIEESDTIVGYETYVNLVQDLIDGKEIYRYAMTQEVERAHQCIDLAKSGKIVSLVSSGDPGIYGMAGLIYETLAEQGWDPKSGLSVEIIPGVSALNSCASIIGSPLMTDFAVVSMSDLLVPWEIIVKRVEAAAQGDFVIVIYNPSSKKRIHQLQDTRKILLKHRKPSTPVAIIKGAFRETQSIVLTDLDKMENYADKLGMISTVIVGNSSTYNYKDLMINPRGYKSKYNLKEQTNPELKV, encoded by the coding sequence TTGGCAGGCAAACTTTTCATTGTTGGTGTCGGTCCTGGCCACCATGATCATATGACATTTAGGGCTAAACAAGCAATCGAAGAAAGTGATACGATTGTTGGTTATGAGACTTATGTCAATCTAGTTCAAGATCTAATTGACGGTAAGGAAATTTACAGATATGCAATGACGCAAGAAGTTGAACGAGCTCATCAATGTATAGATCTTGCAAAATCTGGTAAAATTGTATCTCTAGTCTCAAGTGGAGATCCTGGAATTTATGGCATGGCGGGTCTTATCTATGAGACATTAGCAGAACAAGGATGGGATCCAAAAAGCGGACTCTCTGTTGAAATAATTCCTGGCGTATCAGCATTGAACTCATGCGCATCAATCATTGGTTCTCCACTAATGACAGATTTTGCTGTAGTTAGTATGAGTGATCTCTTGGTTCCTTGGGAAATAATTGTAAAACGGGTAGAGGCAGCAGCCCAAGGCGATTTTGTAATCGTAATCTATAATCCATCTAGCAAAAAAAGAATTCACCAGTTACAAGATACAAGAAAAATTTTGTTAAAACATAGAAAGCCATCAACGCCGGTTGCAATCATTAAGGGTGCGTTTAGGGAAACTCAATCAATAGTTTTAACTGATCTGGATAAGATGGAAAATTATGCAGATAAGCTTGGAATGATCAGTACTGTTATTGTTGGTAACTCTTCAACTTATAATTACAAAGACTTGATGATAAACCCAAGAGGATACAAATCAAAGTACAATCTCAAGGAACAAACAAATCCGGAACTCAAAGTCTAA
- a CDS encoding tyrosine--tRNA ligase — translation MDVLEKVDLIAKPPTEEIVTREELVELFKTNSSPRHYIGLEISGFLHLGSLISTGFKINDFIKAGVNCTVFLADWHTLINDKLGGNWETISQVSKYYAQAFKLVCPGVNIVMGSELYDSKKEYWAEFVRFTKHMSLARTMRTLTIMGRSENEEKIDLAKLLYPPMQAVDIHSLEVDIAHAGMDQRKIHMLVRELFPKMKWKVPVAVHHRLLPGLSQPTEGDAKALGKMSKSNPNSGIFIHDSNDVITSKIKKAWCEEANTESNPLLEIARHVIYHEFDEISVERPEKFGGNVTYSSYSQLEEDFAKKQLHPTDLKQTVSKYLIKIIEPIREKIAIDDNLSAAIKNSV, via the coding sequence TTGGATGTTTTAGAAAAAGTAGATCTGATTGCAAAACCGCCAACAGAAGAGATTGTAACAAGAGAAGAGTTGGTTGAATTATTCAAAACAAATTCCAGCCCAAGACACTACATAGGTCTTGAGATTTCTGGTTTTTTACATTTAGGAAGTCTAATCAGCACAGGATTCAAAATTAATGATTTTATCAAAGCGGGTGTAAACTGTACAGTTTTTCTTGCAGACTGGCACACGCTAATCAATGATAAATTAGGAGGAAACTGGGAAACGATTTCCCAAGTTTCAAAATATTATGCTCAAGCATTCAAGCTTGTTTGCCCTGGAGTAAACATTGTGATGGGTTCTGAGCTGTATGATTCTAAAAAAGAATACTGGGCAGAATTTGTCAGATTTACAAAACATATGTCACTGGCAAGAACCATGAGAACTCTTACCATTATGGGAAGATCTGAAAATGAGGAAAAGATTGACCTTGCAAAATTATTGTATCCACCAATGCAGGCAGTTGACATTCACTCACTTGAGGTAGATATTGCACATGCAGGAATGGATCAGAGAAAAATTCACATGCTTGTACGAGAGTTGTTCCCAAAGATGAAATGGAAAGTGCCTGTTGCCGTTCATCATAGACTTTTACCGGGATTATCCCAGCCAACAGAAGGGGATGCAAAGGCTCTAGGAAAGATGAGCAAGTCTAACCCAAACTCAGGCATATTTATCCACGATTCAAATGATGTCATTACATCAAAGATAAAAAAAGCCTGGTGTGAAGAGGCAAACACCGAAAGTAATCCACTGCTAGAAATTGCAAGGCATGTAATTTATCATGAGTTTGATGAGATCTCAGTTGAAAGACCAGAAAAGTTTGGAGGAAATGTAACCTATTCTAGCTATTCACAGCTTGAGGAAGATTTTGCAAAGAAACAACTTCACCCTACAGATCTAAAACAAACTGTTTCTAAATATTTGATAAAGATAATTGAGCCCATAAGGGAGAAAATAGCAATTGATGATAATTTGTCAGCTGCAATAAAGAACAGTGTTTAG
- a CDS encoding aspartate kinase, whose amino-acid sequence MRLIVKYGGTSLSSAKQIKDVAKFVTSLSKENEVVTVCSAIKETTDDLIEIIQLIKKGNKKKAKQVTAKIINQHKQLAEQTISKSQNKKKLLEMLEKDFSELSDLVDGIVLLGEMTPRSSDYLLSFGERLSIKFVSHAITDLGKKSFAYTGKEVGIVTDSNFGESKPLMDTTRLRVAKTLEPLLSDKSLPVIGGFAGADQHGSITTFGRGGSDYTATIIATCIKADEIWLMSDVDGLMTADPKIASNAKVLKEVSYVEAIEMALFGAKQIHPRTFEPILSKKIPMRIRNTFNTKNMGTLVTASPGPETKKTVKCVSVIRHNALIDVRGGSMVGAPGTAAKIFTTLANAGVNVMMISQNPSESSITVVVKNADLDRAVNALEMELLGKIIKKLEVTTDVAIIALIGSGMRGTVGVASKVFTATAKKKVNVVMITQGSSELNLAFVVKDSDSKSVVQSLHDEFELAKIN is encoded by the coding sequence TTGAGACTAATCGTAAAGTATGGTGGAACATCATTATCATCTGCAAAACAAATCAAAGATGTTGCAAAGTTTGTTACATCTTTATCAAAAGAGAATGAAGTTGTAACTGTATGTTCTGCAATTAAAGAAACCACTGATGACTTGATCGAAATCATACAACTCATCAAAAAAGGAAACAAAAAGAAAGCAAAACAAGTTACTGCAAAAATAATCAATCAACACAAGCAGCTTGCTGAACAAACAATTTCAAAATCACAAAACAAGAAAAAACTACTAGAGATGCTTGAAAAAGATTTTTCTGAGCTATCTGATTTAGTTGATGGTATAGTTCTACTTGGTGAGATGACACCCCGTTCTTCTGACTATCTACTATCGTTTGGAGAACGATTATCCATAAAATTTGTATCACACGCAATAACTGACCTTGGCAAAAAATCATTTGCATATACTGGAAAGGAAGTGGGAATAGTTACTGATTCTAATTTTGGAGAATCGAAACCACTCATGGATACTACTAGGTTAAGAGTTGCAAAAACATTGGAGCCCTTACTCTCAGACAAATCTCTTCCGGTGATAGGTGGATTTGCAGGAGCTGATCAACATGGTAGCATCACGACATTTGGCCGTGGAGGCTCTGATTATACTGCAACAATCATTGCCACATGCATAAAGGCCGACGAAATTTGGTTAATGAGTGATGTTGATGGACTAATGACAGCTGATCCAAAAATCGCAAGTAATGCAAAGGTACTCAAAGAAGTCTCTTATGTTGAAGCAATTGAAATGGCATTGTTTGGTGCAAAACAGATTCATCCAAGAACGTTTGAACCGATTTTATCCAAAAAAATTCCAATGAGAATTAGAAATACTTTCAATACAAAAAACATGGGAACTTTGGTAACTGCATCACCTGGACCTGAAACTAAAAAAACTGTAAAATGTGTTAGTGTGATTCGTCACAATGCACTCATAGATGTTCGTGGAGGAAGTATGGTTGGAGCACCTGGTACTGCAGCTAAAATCTTTACAACTTTGGCAAATGCCGGAGTAAATGTAATGATGATATCCCAAAATCCTTCTGAATCTAGCATCACTGTAGTTGTCAAGAACGCTGATCTTGATAGGGCAGTCAATGCCTTGGAGATGGAACTATTGGGAAAGATTATCAAAAAATTGGAAGTAACTACAGATGTAGCAATAATTGCACTGATCGGTTCTGGAATGAGAGGTACAGTAGGTGTAGCGTCAAAAGTCTTTACCGCTACTGCAAAAAAGAAAGTCAACGTAGTAATGATTACTCAAGGTTCATCCGAACTCAACTTGGCATTTGTAGTAAAGGACTCTGACTCTAAATCAGTCGTACAATCACTACACGATGAATTTGAATTGGCAAAGATAAACTAG
- a CDS encoding tetrahydromethanopterin S-methyltransferase subunit A — MNSLEYVFGEVCKILLPIPEEVYFGNQKSSIAICTLSSISLLKEIAESNLLDNVAIVGRLFSENKGIDALVRFVNSNPNIKTLILCGKEVWGHKAGESLLALYENGIDSDGRIIGSHSPDPISQLSNSEVQKFQNQITIINKTGETDPLIIKQTVDLV; from the coding sequence ATGAATTCTCTAGAGTATGTTTTTGGTGAAGTATGCAAGATATTACTTCCTATCCCAGAAGAGGTCTACTTTGGAAACCAAAAATCTTCCATCGCAATCTGTACACTTTCTAGTATATCTTTACTCAAAGAAATTGCAGAGTCTAACTTGCTTGATAATGTAGCAATTGTAGGACGATTATTTTCTGAAAACAAAGGCATTGATGCATTAGTTAGATTCGTAAACTCTAATCCAAACATTAAGACACTAATCTTATGTGGCAAAGAAGTCTGGGGACATAAAGCAGGAGAATCTCTACTAGCATTGTATGAAAATGGAATTGATTCTGACGGAAGAATAATTGGCTCACACAGTCCGGATCCCATATCACAACTATCAAACTCTGAAGTGCAGAAATTTCAAAATCAAATTACAATAATAAACAAAACTGGCGAAACAGATCCTCTAATTATCAAACAAACTGTAGATTTAGTTTAG
- a CDS encoding sugar kinase yields MLTVFGSTALDTIRTPTKTLKDVLGGAATFAGVSASFFVDTGLIAVVGKDFPKKHHDLLAKHMDLKGLHIAKGKTFRYDGKYDETLSTRETLKTELNVLANFKPTVPEEYKKSRFVYLANNDPEQNASLIKEFDNVKFSMCDTIEFWIATKRNAVIKMIKSVDAIVINDEEAKLLTKEHNLIKCAKKMMSWGAKYVIIKKGEHGSLMFFDDVIFPSAGFSLEDVVDPTGAGDSFAGAMIGYLASKNSTTLSAIKKGVVYGNVLGSFAVERYGLDGLTKVKKSDIEKRVKIYEKMIRF; encoded by the coding sequence GTGCTCACAGTTTTTGGTTCAACTGCATTAGATACCATTAGAACTCCAACAAAAACTCTAAAAGATGTCCTTGGTGGTGCAGCAACATTTGCAGGTGTATCTGCTAGTTTTTTTGTTGATACGGGTTTGATAGCAGTAGTAGGAAAAGATTTCCCAAAAAAACACCATGATCTTTTAGCAAAACATATGGATCTTAAAGGATTGCACATTGCCAAAGGCAAGACATTTCGATATGATGGAAAATACGATGAAACCTTAAGCACTAGAGAGACTCTAAAGACTGAGCTAAATGTGTTGGCAAATTTCAAGCCTACTGTTCCTGAAGAATATAAAAAATCTCGATTTGTGTATCTTGCAAATAATGATCCCGAGCAAAATGCTAGTTTGATAAAAGAATTTGATAATGTGAAATTTTCAATGTGTGATACTATAGAATTTTGGATTGCAACTAAAAGAAACGCAGTAATCAAGATGATAAAATCCGTTGATGCCATTGTAATTAACGATGAAGAGGCAAAACTGCTCACAAAAGAACACAACCTGATAAAATGTGCAAAAAAGATGATGAGTTGGGGGGCAAAATATGTGATAATCAAAAAAGGTGAACATGGTTCATTGATGTTTTTTGATGATGTCATATTCCCATCTGCTGGCTTTTCATTAGAGGATGTAGTAGATCCAACCGGCGCTGGAGACTCTTTTGCAGGTGCAATGATAGGCTATTTAGCAAGTAAAAACTCCACCACCCTTTCAGCCATCAAGAAAGGCGTTGTGTATGGTAATGTTTTGGGTTCGTTTGCTGTTGAGAGATATGGTCTTGATGGATTAACAAAGGTAAAGAAATCAGATATTGAAAAACGTGTAAAGATTTACGAAAAGATGATTCGTTTCTAA